In Cynocephalus volans isolate mCynVol1 chromosome 3, mCynVol1.pri, whole genome shotgun sequence, one DNA window encodes the following:
- the C3H19orf81 gene encoding putative uncharacterized protein C19orf81 homolog yields the protein MQQEVEPLCSPTMGNPLHKEAGPLLADLETPEETQARSLGRPVKSSKQYLQQVIAEYEALDRELPCIRKFPTPPAAQPLCLCMESSEDFTHLEVLEALEAELPGAMESGRVSSIRFENMNVICGTAGRRDRWLITVTDFQTRSRLLRSGIRPRGLLHRLVRHDELLLGDYRLHLRRSQVRRRMLEALGAESTEED from the exons ATGCAGCAAGAGGTGGAGCCCCTGTGCTCCCCGACCATGGGCAACCCCTTGCACAAGGAGGCAG GACCCCTCCTTGCGGACCTGGAGACCCCTGAGGAGACGCAGGCTCGGAGCCTGGGCAGGCCTGTCAAGTCCTC GAAGCAGTACCTGCAGCAGGTCATTGCAGAATATGAGGCCCTGGACCGAGAGCTCCCGTGCATCCGGAAGTTCCCCACACCGCCTGCTGCCCAGCCCCTCTGTCTCTGCATGGAGTCCTCG GAGGATTTTACCCACCTGGAGGTGCTGGAGGCGCTGGAGGCAGAGTTGCCCGGGGCCATGGAGAGCGGGCGCGTGAGCAGCATCCGCTTTGAGAACATGAACGTCATCTGTGGGACTGCGGGCCGCCGGGACAG GTGGCTCATCACGGTGACGGACTTCCAGACTCGCTCGCGCCTGCTGCGCTCCGGGATCCGCCCCCGTGGGCTCCTGCACCGGCTGGTGCGGCACGACGAACTGCTGCTGGGCGATTACCGCCTGCACCTGCGGCGCTCCCAGGTCCGGCGGCGCATGCTCGAGGCTCTGGGGGCGGAGTCGACCGAGGAGGACTGA